One Parashewanella spongiae genomic window, TGTGTTTGAGTTACGGTAAAACGTATCTTCATGGTTGTGATGTTCTCAAGGCGCACAATTTCAGTACCTGCTTGAAGAAACTGTCCTAAATGAATATCACTGATCCCAATCAAGCCAGAAAATGGCGCTCGTATAATTTTACGTTCAATTGTAGCCTTTAACGAAGTGATATCGGCTTTCAGTGCGAGGTATTTGGCTTCAGCATTATCGAGATCTTGCTTTGATACTGACTTTTGGCGATAGAGCTTTAATAGTCGCTTATAGTCGGCTTCTGCAGCAGGAAGTTGTACTTGCTTACTGGTGAGATTGGCTTTTTCAACTTGAGTGTTGAGTTGCAGTAGTATTTGACCTTTTTCTACCTTACTGCCGTTTTCGAACTCAATGCTGGCAACGGTACCCGATAGCTCGTTGGCCAGTGTCACTCCTTGTAATGGTTCAACAAAACCAATGGCACTAATCACAGGTTGCCAGTTGGTTAATTCAATTGTCTGTGTGGTTACTGGGAACTCGGCTTCAGGTAGATTGGCAATGGCATCGGCAATTTTACCTTTCACAAAGTAATTAAAACCAATGACGCTACCAAATGCGGCAACGGCAATAATTAACATGGTCACGATCCACTTTTTCATTCCTGATGACTCCTATAAGTGATTTGAATAAGTAATAGCATGCCAGCAGATATCACACGCTTTCTGTAACTCTTGTTGATTAAAGTGTAGATGGCCTTCAAATATTCGTCGTCCTAGTGATATGGCTGGTTCAAAAGCGATGGAAAATAAATATTCAATTTGAAGATTAAGTACAAGATGCTGTTGAATCCCTTCAGTAAACAGATCTTCTAGCGGTTTAAAGGTTTCACGTGCTATGGCATTATGTTCAGCGGTATTCACGCCGGGCAGTAAATAAAATTGTTGATAATTGAGCTGCTGGGGCGTGCGATCACATCCTAGTCTGACAAAGTTAAACCATATGTGTTTAAATCTTTGTTCTACGTTACCGGCTCTAGCGTCAGTGAATACAAAGGCTGCAACGGATTGAAGGATATTGACTCTTAACTCAGAAATAAGCTGGTCTTTATCTTTGAAGTATCGATAAATGGTGCCAGCTGCAATCTTTGCATCGTCAGCGAGCTTTTGCATCGAGAGATGTTGGATTCCTTCTTGTGCAATAATTTTTTCTGCTGACCGTAAAATTTGTTCACGTTTATTCGCCATATTTTAATATCATAGGTACAAAATGAATATTCATTCACACTTTACCCTTGCAAAAATAAATAGATATTGCTCGGTTTCGAAAATGTGATGCAGCGCGTTAAGTCAGCAAATACGACGCTTATTTTATCTATTGGTTCAGTTTTAATTCAGATAGTTGAACAGAGATTTATGCAGCGGTGATGGTCTGTTATGATCATCATTTCAGATACATTAGAAATTGAGTTCACAATGAAGCTAAACCCCGGTCAAAATGAGGCGGTGCATTATGTATCAGGCCCATGCTTAGTACTTGCAGGTGCAGGCAGCGGTAAGACTAGGGTGATCATTAATAAAATTGGTTATCTACTAGAGAAATGTGGCTACAAAGGCAGAAACATTGCTGCTGTAACTTTCACCAATAAAGCGGCGCGAGAAATGAAAGAGCGTGTCGCGCAATCGATCGGTAAACAACTCTCTCGAGGATTGTGGATATCGACCTTTCAT contains:
- a CDS encoding TetR/AcrR family transcriptional regulator; the encoded protein is MANKREQILRSAEKIIAQEGIQHLSMQKLADDAKIAAGTIYRYFKDKDQLISELRVNILQSVAAFVFTDARAGNVEQRFKHIWFNFVRLGCDRTPQQLNYQQFYLLPGVNTAEHNAIARETFKPLEDLFTEGIQQHLVLNLQIEYLFSIAFEPAISLGRRIFEGHLHFNQQELQKACDICWHAITYSNHL
- a CDS encoding efflux RND transporter periplasmic adaptor subunit, translated to MKKWIVTMLIIAVAAFGSVIGFNYFVKGKIADAIANLPEAEFPVTTQTIELTNWQPVISAIGFVEPLQGVTLANELSGTVASIEFENGSKVEKGQILLQLNTQVEKANLTSKQVQLPAAEADYKRLLKLYRQKSVSKQDLDNAEAKYLALKADITSLKATIERKIIRAPFSGLIGISDIHLGQFLQAGTEIVRLENITTMKIRFTVTQTQLPKIALGQDISVFVDAYPEKPFSGKISAIEPAVFYQSGLIQVQAEIPNHQAMLRSGMFSKVNVQLPMLTNQMVLPQTAINFSLYGNTVYFVAATQENGKTIHRVKQNNVNVLARKGSQVLISGGVKKGDRIVTTGQIRLSNHSKVKIVDDKTITPPATLPKL